One window of Atribacter laminatus genomic DNA carries:
- a CDS encoding DUF4432 family protein: MDKPVYNNFYHYNRNYGCRVQEIIWNGFKTLIIENEKLRVSILVDKGTDIFELLYKPMDIDFMWRSPLEVNTLNPNLPTKSFDVGNYMDTYEGGWQEIIPNISTPSNYKGAAMGFHGELVLLPWKYEVITDTPYEVKVLLKVRMKRAPLLVKKYITLKSNESLLEFEEIIQNEADEEYQFMWGHHPTYGIPFLDENCVIDLPQGVIGQVYQEDFSGTSIFPANKEFTWPYLKDLRGNQVDLSRTMTPEMKTAFNIYIKNLKDGWYGITNLSKGIGIGFQWDVNIFKYLLMWSVYRGFYGFPFYGKTYNLALELYSAIPDDLDEVIRLNRALCLKPGDELHTIFHTIVYQSSSRIQGFNQQHQPILLDE, from the coding sequence ATGGACAAACCGGTCTATAACAATTTTTATCACTATAACCGTAATTACGGTTGTCGGGTACAGGAAATAATTTGGAATGGCTTTAAAACTCTTATCATTGAAAACGAGAAGTTGCGAGTTAGTATTTTAGTTGATAAAGGGACGGATATTTTTGAACTGCTTTATAAGCCCATGGATATTGATTTTATGTGGCGGAGCCCACTTGAAGTAAACACCTTGAATCCAAATTTACCAACCAAGAGTTTCGATGTGGGAAATTATATGGATACGTATGAAGGCGGCTGGCAGGAAATCATCCCGAATATCAGCACCCCGAGCAATTACAAAGGGGCAGCGATGGGTTTTCATGGGGAATTGGTTTTATTGCCCTGGAAATATGAAGTTATTACCGATACACCCTATGAGGTAAAAGTTTTATTGAAAGTCAGAATGAAGAGGGCACCTTTATTAGTAAAAAAGTATATCACTCTCAAATCCAACGAATCCCTTCTGGAGTTCGAAGAGATCATTCAGAACGAAGCCGATGAGGAATACCAATTCATGTGGGGGCATCACCCAACCTATGGAATACCCTTCCTCGATGAAAATTGTGTTATTGATCTCCCTCAGGGTGTGATTGGTCAGGTTTATCAGGAGGATTTTTCTGGAACCAGTATTTTTCCAGCCAACAAAGAATTCACTTGGCCTTACCTGAAAGACTTGCGAGGAAATCAGGTAGACCTCAGCCGAACCATGACCCCGGAAATGAAGACGGCATTTAATATTTATATTAAAAATCTGAAAGATGGTTGGTATGGGATCACCAATCTATCCAAAGGGATTGGCATTGGTTTTCAATGGGATGTCAATATTTTTAAGTATCTGTTGATGTGGTCGGTCTATCGCGGTTTTTATGGATTCCCTTTTTATGGCAAAACCTACAACCTGGCTTTGGAACTCTATTCTGCCATTCCCGATGATTTGGATGAAGTTATCCGGCTCAATCGTGCACTGTGCCTGAAACCAGGTGATGAACTACACACCATTTTTCATACCATCGTTTATCAATCTTCATCCCGAATCCAAGGTTTTAACCAACAGCACCAACCGATTCTTCTTGACGAATAA
- a CDS encoding VOC family protein, producing the protein MPLDVFINFNGNCREALKFYAQIFDLEEPNIMTYGEAPPNSQMPVTEETKNLVMHASLTIFGTVVMFMDTIPDMQVNQGDNIVLTIRSKDLDEVKSLFSKMKNGGRILMDLQETFYSKCYGMLIDKFGIPWQFIQDTD; encoded by the coding sequence ATGCCTTTAGATGTCTTTATTAATTTTAACGGAAACTGCCGAGAGGCATTAAAGTTTTATGCTCAGATTTTTGATTTAGAAGAACCAAACATCATGACCTACGGAGAGGCTCCGCCTAATTCCCAAATGCCGGTGACCGAAGAAACCAAAAACTTAGTCATGCATGCCAGCCTTACAATTTTTGGCACTGTTGTGATGTTTATGGATACAATTCCTGATATGCAAGTCAACCAAGGAGATAACATTGTTCTTACCATTAGAAGTAAAGATTTAGATGAGGTTAAATCGTTGTTTAGTAAGATGAAAAATGGTGGAAGAATCTTGATGGATTTACAAGAAACCTTTTATAGCAAATGCTATGGAATGCTAATTGATAAATTTGGTATTCCCTGGCAATTCATCCAGGATACGGATTAG
- a CDS encoding class I SAM-dependent methyltransferase, with protein MPTLFYTGKMAFPLRLMTTMSGIIAWITGNARDSSAMKEKMKDGYNGKFSDYIHQYDELSTFHYEKIANILLQEIDCKGKRVVDVGCGTGILSFMVLEKAAKKISCVDISPLMLEKCKKKSIDNGYPDDVISFYEGDIEKLSFRDSSFDIVFCNMVLGMVPNQQEAISELARILRPGGTLALSIHGPDHLVEPIEALVKSMNKRYYFTHRFEYWPRDEKKVRMFLIKANLDKIQTKRLTWIDEFENGGKLFDFFASTSGLWWYHRLPPELRSNETEKVRTYFQKNNISKNTCDVIFSWGTKK; from the coding sequence ATGCCAACCCTATTTTATACTGGTAAGATGGCATTCCCTTTAAGGCTTATGACAACGATGAGCGGCATTATTGCTTGGATAACTGGGAATGCTCGGGATTCTTCAGCTATGAAAGAGAAAATGAAAGATGGCTATAATGGCAAATTCTCCGATTATATTCATCAATATGATGAATTATCAACCTTTCATTACGAGAAAATAGCAAACATTCTCCTTCAAGAAATTGACTGTAAAGGAAAAAGAGTTGTCGATGTTGGTTGCGGGACAGGGATTCTTTCTTTCATGGTATTAGAAAAAGCCGCCAAGAAAATTAGTTGTGTTGATATATCTCCGTTAATGTTAGAAAAGTGCAAGAAAAAAAGTATTGATAATGGATATCCTGATGATGTAATCTCCTTTTATGAAGGTGATATTGAGAAACTCTCCTTTCGTGATTCCTCCTTTGATATTGTCTTTTGTAATATGGTTTTAGGGATGGTCCCCAATCAGCAAGAAGCGATTTCCGAATTAGCTCGGATACTTCGTCCCGGTGGCACCCTTGCACTATCCATACATGGTCCTGATCATCTTGTAGAACCTATCGAAGCACTGGTGAAATCAATGAATAAGCGTTACTATTTTACTCATCGCTTTGAATATTGGCCGCGAGATGAAAAAAAGGTGAGGATGTTTCTTATAAAAGCAAACTTAGATAAAATACAAACCAAGCGATTGACCTGGATCGATGAATTTGAGAATGGAGGGAAATTATTTGACTTTTTTGCTTCTACATCTGGGCTTTGGTGGTATCATCGATTGCCTCCCGAGCTCAGGAGCAATGAAACAGAGAAAGTTCGTACCTATTTTCAGAAGAATAATATTTCTAAAAACACCTGTGATGTAATTTTTTCCTGGGGAACAAAAAAATAA
- a CDS encoding class I SAM-dependent methyltransferase gives MNFTPEIIDLFFGGLKKQGPGDDAYTLRALRRLPTQQFSVVVDAGCGTGRQTLILAKELNALIHAIDTHQPFLNELARCAQKVGIDHLIQTHCMDMKDIPSIFPQIDLLWSEGAAYTIGFSNALKSWASVVNPSGFVVVSELSWLHNKIPNTVKEFFLSVYPDMHTIKQICEIAETAGYQVLETFILPKETWVKDYYDILEPRAKNLLDHPDSSVRDFAADIIKEIKIFHCSEESYGYAFFILQRV, from the coding sequence ATGAACTTCACTCCCGAGATTATTGATCTTTTTTTTGGAGGACTGAAAAAGCAAGGGCCAGGAGATGACGCTTATACTTTGCGAGCTCTTCGTCGCCTACCGACACAACAGTTTTCAGTTGTTGTTGACGCTGGGTGCGGGACCGGTCGCCAAACCTTAATTCTGGCCAAAGAACTTAACGCTTTAATTCATGCTATCGATACTCATCAACCCTTTTTAAATGAATTAGCCCGATGCGCTCAGAAAGTTGGAATCGATCATCTTATACAGACTCACTGCATGGACATGAAGGATATTCCTTCTATATTCCCGCAAATCGATCTCCTCTGGTCGGAAGGAGCTGCCTATACTATTGGCTTTTCCAATGCGTTAAAAAGTTGGGCATCAGTAGTAAATCCATCTGGCTTTGTCGTTGTTAGTGAATTATCTTGGCTTCATAATAAGATTCCCAATACGGTAAAGGAATTCTTTTTATCCGTTTATCCGGATATGCATACTATAAAACAAATTTGTGAAATTGCCGAAACTGCCGGTTATCAGGTACTTGAAACATTTATTCTTCCCAAAGAAACTTGGGTAAAAGATTATTACGATATTCTTGAACCTCGAGCGAAAAACTTGCTTGATCACCCTGATTCATCGGTAAGAGACTTCGCTGCCGATATTATCAAGGAAATCAAAATTTTTCACTGCTCCGAAGAAAGTTACGGTTATGCCTTCTTTATTCTTCAACGGGTTTAA
- a CDS encoding cyclase family protein: protein MQKIDQAEIRTIDITSTIIPPEEPFGPDQISTRVINESLIYPLKKYQSAIDDSTYLMVTLKSHLGTHVECPNHLLPNGKDITEFPVETWFGRMVFFKFDLPPQTPITRSHLIEMDQGRLKGKDIVLLHSTATKKDEVPQLTPEVGHYFLEKKVKMVGFDTSIGFALPAKGNTHDILLENNVPLLEWVINLDKLQQDVSYLISLPGLKVKGMDASPVWAVVLEGMEVR, encoded by the coding sequence ATGCAAAAAATCGATCAAGCAGAAATACGCACTATCGACATCACAAGTACCATTATTCCGCCGGAAGAGCCATTTGGTCCTGATCAAATTTCCACTCGGGTTATAAACGAATCATTGATATATCCTTTAAAAAAATATCAGTCGGCCATTGATGATTCCACTTATTTAATGGTAACCCTCAAAAGTCATCTCGGTACTCACGTTGAATGTCCCAATCATTTGCTTCCAAATGGAAAAGACATTACAGAATTTCCTGTTGAAACCTGGTTTGGAAGAATGGTGTTTTTTAAATTTGATCTTCCCCCACAAACGCCTATTACCCGAAGCCACTTAATAGAAATGGACCAAGGAAGGTTAAAAGGAAAGGATATTGTTCTTCTCCATAGTACGGCAACCAAAAAAGATGAAGTCCCTCAATTAACTCCGGAAGTTGGACACTACTTTCTTGAGAAAAAGGTTAAAATGGTAGGGTTTGATACTTCAATCGGATTTGCCTTGCCGGCAAAGGGGAATACTCATGATATCTTGCTGGAGAACAACGTTCCCCTGCTTGAATGGGTTATCAACTTGGATAAGCTTCAACAGGATGTTTCCTATCTGATATCATTACCGGGATTGAAGGTAAAAGGCATGGATGCATCACCAGTTTGGGCGGTGGTGCTAGAAGGGATGGAAGTTAGGTAG
- a CDS encoding DUF3303 domain-containing protein: MLFVVLSNSKNGTCKERIARRMQWKNPEGTNLIAEYWLTTEFPNVIQIVETDNAQLLLSAVAEWDDVFDISIYPAITGEEGMRNAQEMMKNL, translated from the coding sequence ATGTTATTTGTCGTTTTAAGCAATTCAAAAAATGGGACCTGTAAGGAGAGAATAGCCCGTCGAATGCAGTGGAAAAATCCAGAAGGGACTAATTTGATAGCTGAATATTGGCTGACGACTGAATTTCCCAACGTAATCCAAATCGTTGAAACTGATAATGCTCAACTTTTATTGAGTGCCGTTGCTGAATGGGATGATGTATTTGATATCAGCATTTATCCGGCGATTACAGGAGAAGAAGGAATGAGGAATGCCCAAGAGATGATGAAAAATTTGTAA
- a CDS encoding DUF3795 domain-containing protein encodes MKSNLIAPCGMNCSLCIGYLREKNRCLGCRENDENILNSCRKCIIKNCEILQQKQLKYCSSKCEKFPCTRLKNLDKRYRTKYQMSMLENLQFIEEFGIRKFIEHEKERWMKEDSIFCVHHKKYYKVAK; translated from the coding sequence ATGAAATCAAACTTAATTGCTCCTTGTGGGATGAATTGCAGTCTATGTATTGGTTATTTGAGAGAAAAAAATAGATGCCTTGGTTGTCGGGAAAATGATGAAAATATCTTAAATTCCTGTAGGAAATGTATCATTAAAAACTGTGAGATTCTTCAACAGAAACAATTAAAATACTGCTCAAGTAAATGCGAAAAATTCCCCTGTACCAGATTGAAAAATTTGGATAAAAGATACCGAACCAAATACCAAATGAGCATGTTAGAAAATTTACAATTTATTGAGGAATTTGGAATCCGAAAATTTATAGAACATGAAAAAGAAAGATGGATGAAGGAAGACAGTATTTTTTGTGTTCATCATAAAAAATATTATAAGGTGGCAAAATAA
- a CDS encoding putative immunity protein codes for MKKMKFKDILELKMSILKLANNQNHKTLVIWATDCAQRVLPNFEDIHVNDNRPRKTIEAGRAWIRGEITVHDVRLAAFAAHAAARETNNQAAKFAARAAGQAASTAHVASHAVHAASYAAKAVFYSSNLNQAYTNTVKERQWQLEHLLDLEKAT; via the coding sequence ATGAAAAAAATGAAATTTAAAGATATTTTGGAATTAAAAATGTCGATTCTTAAGCTGGCGAACAACCAGAACCATAAAACCCTGGTAATCTGGGCAACCGATTGCGCTCAACGAGTCCTGCCAAATTTTGAAGATATTCATGTTAATGACAATCGACCGCGAAAAACCATCGAAGCAGGACGAGCCTGGATTCGTGGAGAAATTACTGTGCATGATGTCCGTCTAGCTGCCTTCGCCGCTCATGCTGCAGCACGGGAAACGAATAATCAAGCTGCTAAATTCGCTGCTCGCGCTGCCGGTCAGGCAGCTTCAACAGCTCATGTTGCCAGTCATGCAGTCCACGCTGCATCGTATGCTGCTAAGGCTGTGTTCTATTCTTCCAATCTAAACCAAGCTTATACAAATACCGTCAAGGAACGTCAATGGCAACTGGAGCATTTACTCGATTTGGAAAAAGCTACCTAA